A DNA window from Roseovarius sp. Pro17 contains the following coding sequences:
- the zapE gene encoding cell division protein ZapE, giving the protein MTTLPDIYAAKIKSGELATDPAQEAILPEFERIRAELDAPQQNGWFRKAPAPPKGLYIWGGVGRGKSMLMDLFAASLYVPSRRVHFHAFMQEIHAGIHAARQKGAQDAVAPVAEKVAADVRLLAFDEMQITDITDAMIVGRLFQALFDAGVVVVTTSNRAPDDLYKDGLNRQLFLPFIDLLKQNMVVHQLASPTDYRQDRIAGSPTYFTPNDASARAQIEKIWQSLTHGEAQPHTLTVQKRELEIPAFHNGVARATFYHLCGRMLGPADYLALADAARVLVLEDIPLLSRQNFNEAKRFVTLIDALYEAKVRLICSAAATPEYLYVEGEGTFEFERTASRLEEMQSEGWGTE; this is encoded by the coding sequence ATGACAACACTGCCCGACATCTACGCCGCCAAGATCAAATCCGGTGAACTGGCTACCGACCCGGCACAAGAAGCCATCCTGCCCGAATTCGAGCGCATCCGCGCGGAACTGGACGCTCCACAGCAAAATGGCTGGTTCCGCAAAGCACCGGCGCCGCCCAAGGGGCTATATATTTGGGGTGGTGTGGGGCGCGGCAAATCCATGCTGATGGATCTGTTCGCGGCCTCGCTCTACGTCCCCAGCCGCCGCGTGCATTTCCACGCCTTCATGCAGGAAATCCACGCAGGCATTCATGCCGCGCGGCAAAAGGGCGCTCAGGATGCAGTGGCCCCGGTGGCCGAAAAGGTGGCGGCAGACGTGCGCCTGCTGGCCTTTGATGAGATGCAGATCACCGACATTACCGACGCGATGATCGTCGGGCGGCTGTTTCAGGCGCTGTTCGATGCAGGTGTCGTAGTGGTGACAACATCAAACCGCGCCCCCGACGACCTCTACAAAGACGGCCTCAACCGTCAGCTTTTCCTGCCCTTCATTGACCTACTCAAGCAGAACATGGTGGTGCATCAACTGGCCTCGCCCACCGATTATCGGCAGGACCGGATTGCAGGCAGTCCGACCTATTTCACCCCAAACGATGCCAGCGCCCGTGCGCAGATCGAAAAGATCTGGCAAAGTCTGACCCACGGCGAGGCGCAGCCGCATACCCTGACCGTGCAAAAGCGCGAACTGGAAATCCCCGCCTTTCACAATGGCGTAGCCCGGGCGACATTCTATCACCTGTGTGGACGGATGCTGGGCCCTGCCGACTACCTCGCCCTGGCCGATGCAGCGCGCGTGCTGGTGCTGGAGGATATTCCTCTGCTCAGCCGCCAGAACTTTAACGAGGCAAAGCGGTTCGTCACGCTGATCGACGCGCTTTACGAGGCAAAGGTACGCCTGATCTGTTCGGCCGCCGCTACGCCCGAATACCTTTATGTCGAGGGTGAAGGCACGTTCGAGTTCGAGCGTACGGCCAGCAGATTAGAGGAAATGCAGTCCGAGGGATGGGGCACCGAGTAG
- a CDS encoding LysE family translocator yields MTFEILTALVAFCFVGVITPGPNNLMLMASGANFGFRRTVPHMFGVGLGMPILVTLVGIGIIRVFEAFPIVQTVLTVLSVAYLLFLAWKIGNAAPPAQSMAEETGTPLTFLQAAAFQWVNPKAWFMALSAITLYAGGREPTAILWVAGAYCAVSIISTTSWVALGQQMRRFLDTPIRLRMFNWTMAALLVATLIPVLWASNDKPAATEISNDFDATAH; encoded by the coding sequence ATGACATTTGAAATCCTCACAGCCCTCGTGGCCTTTTGTTTTGTCGGCGTGATCACGCCCGGCCCAAACAACCTCATGTTGATGGCGTCGGGTGCCAATTTCGGCTTTCGCCGGACAGTGCCGCATATGTTCGGGGTCGGTCTGGGAATGCCCATCCTCGTCACTCTGGTCGGTATTGGCATCATCCGGGTGTTCGAAGCGTTTCCCATCGTTCAGACGGTGCTGACGGTGTTGAGCGTCGCTTACCTGCTGTTTCTCGCGTGGAAGATCGGCAATGCCGCCCCACCTGCGCAGAGCATGGCCGAAGAGACGGGCACGCCGCTGACCTTTCTTCAGGCCGCTGCGTTCCAGTGGGTCAATCCCAAGGCGTGGTTCATGGCGCTGTCGGCCATCACGCTCTATGCGGGCGGGCGCGAGCCGACGGCGATCCTGTGGGTCGCGGGGGCCTATTGCGCAGTGTCCATCATCAGCACGACCAGTTGGGTCGCGCTGGGCCAACAGATGCGCCGATTCCTCGACACGCCCATACGGCTGCGTATGTTTAACTGGACCATGGCGGCGCTGCTGGTCGCGACACTTATCCCCGTGTTATGGGCGTCCAACGACAAACCGGCTGCCACGGAAATATCGAATGATTTTGACGCTACTGCACACTAG
- a CDS encoding acetyl-CoA carboxylase carboxyltransferase subunit alpha, protein MTHYLDFEKPLAEIEGKAEELRAMARAGEGVDVEEEAAALDKKAAIMLRDLYRDLTPWRKCQVARHPERPHCRDYIQALFTEYTPLAGDRNFADDHAVMGGLARLDDRPVMVIGHEKGNDTKSRIERNFGMARPEGYRKAIRLMDMADKFSLPVITLIDTPGAYPGKGAEERGQSEAIARSTEKCLQIGVPLVSVVIGEGGSGGAVAFASANRVAMLQHSVYSVISPEGCASILWKDSEKMREAAEALRLTAQDLIKLGITDRIIDEPMGGAHRDPKTSMANVGTALGEMLKDLDGKSPKALITDRRQKFLNMGSKGLAA, encoded by the coding sequence ATGACTCACTACCTCGATTTTGAAAAACCCCTCGCCGAGATCGAAGGCAAGGCCGAAGAGTTGCGTGCGATGGCCCGCGCCGGTGAAGGTGTGGATGTCGAAGAAGAGGCAGCCGCGCTGGACAAGAAGGCGGCGATCATGCTGCGCGATCTCTACAGGGATCTAACGCCCTGGCGTAAATGTCAGGTCGCGCGCCACCCTGAACGGCCCCATTGCCGGGACTACATTCAGGCGCTGTTTACCGAATACACACCGCTGGCTGGCGATCGGAACTTTGCCGACGATCACGCCGTCATGGGGGGCCTTGCGCGGCTGGATGACCGTCCTGTCATGGTGATCGGCCATGAAAAGGGCAACGACACCAAGTCCCGGATCGAGCGTAATTTTGGCATGGCCCGCCCCGAAGGTTATCGCAAGGCGATCCGCCTGATGGACATGGCCGATAAATTCAGCCTGCCGGTGATCACGCTGATCGACACACCCGGCGCCTACCCCGGCAAGGGTGCCGAAGAGCGCGGCCAATCCGAGGCAATCGCCCGCTCGACCGAGAAATGCCTGCAAATCGGCGTGCCGCTGGTCAGTGTCGTGATCGGTGAGGGTGGATCGGGCGGCGCTGTCGCCTTTGCCAGCGCGAACCGCGTGGCGATGCTTCAGCACTCGGTTTATTCGGTAATCTCCCCCGAAGGCTGCGCGTCGATCCTTTGGAAAGACTCCGAGAAAATGCGCGAAGCCGCCGAGGCGCTACGCTTGACCGCGCAAGACCTGATCAAGCTGGGCATTACCGACCGCATCATCGATGAACCGATGGGCGGCGCGCACCGCGATCCGAAAACGTCGATGGCCAATGTCGGCACCGCGCTGGGCGAGATGCTAAAGGATCTGGACGGCAAGAGCCCCAAGGCGCTGATCACCGACCGGCGTCAAAAATTCCTGAACATGGGCAGCAAGGGCCTCGCTGCGTGA
- a CDS encoding class I SAM-dependent methyltransferase encodes MTGIRLSLALEGGNLTLPDGARIAVFAPTADTDLSPLPQDLCHIITGNKPDRDYFAALGYACNTAPEGRYGASLVCLPRAKDRARALIAEAADVTDGPVIVDGLKTDGIESALKGCRKRADGVAGPINKAHGKLFWMNPAPALDDWRTGEPGEIEDGYVTAPGVFSADGIDPASRALADNLPETLGAHVIDLGAGWGYLTHRALSRESIRQIDAVEADHAALSCARLNVTDPRAQFHWEDALRWRPETAADTVLMNPPFHTARKADPALGRAFIAAAAEMLKPSGQLWMVANRHLPYEQTLAGLFVDVTEAPGGDTRFKLLHARRPMRKKR; translated from the coding sequence ATGACAGGCATTCGACTATCATTGGCGCTCGAGGGCGGCAATCTGACGCTGCCGGATGGAGCGCGTATTGCCGTGTTCGCGCCCACAGCCGACACTGATCTGTCGCCCCTGCCGCAGGACCTGTGCCACATCATTACCGGCAATAAACCTGACCGCGATTACTTCGCCGCGCTGGGCTATGCCTGCAACACCGCGCCCGAGGGCCGCTATGGTGCGTCGCTGGTCTGCCTGCCGCGCGCCAAGGATCGCGCGCGCGCCCTGATCGCAGAGGCGGCTGACGTCACCGACGGGCCGGTCATCGTTGACGGGCTGAAAACCGATGGTATCGAATCGGCGCTAAAGGGATGCCGCAAACGCGCTGACGGAGTCGCCGGCCCCATCAACAAGGCCCATGGCAAGCTGTTCTGGATGAATCCCGCGCCCGCCCTGGACGATTGGCGCACAGGCGAGCCGGGCGAAATCGAAGATGGCTACGTCACTGCGCCGGGCGTCTTTTCCGCAGACGGGATCGACCCCGCCTCGCGCGCATTGGCTGATAACCTGCCCGAGACACTGGGCGCGCATGTCATTGATCTGGGCGCCGGCTGGGGATACCTCACACACCGGGCGCTGTCGCGCGAAAGCATTCGCCAGATCGACGCAGTCGAGGCGGATCATGCCGCGCTGTCCTGCGCGCGGCTCAACGTCACTGACCCACGCGCGCAATTTCATTGGGAGGACGCGCTGCGCTGGCGTCCCGAGACGGCGGCTGACACCGTCCTGATGAACCCACCCTTTCACACCGCGCGCAAGGCCGATCCCGCGCTGGGCCGCGCCTTTATCGCTGCCGCCGCCGAGATGCTGAAGCCCTCTGGGCAGCTGTGGATGGTCGCCAATCGCCATTTGCCCTACGAGCAGACGCTCGCCGGGCTATTCGTCGACGTGACCGAGGCACCCGGCGGCGACACAAGGTTCAAGTTGCTGCACGCGCGCCGCCCCATGCGCAAGAAGCGCTGA
- a CDS encoding Lrp/AsnC family transcriptional regulator gives MDQITDRILQELSRNGRISNIELADRCGLSPSACLRRVQDLERRGIIAGYRAVLNRSAMGVGFVAYAAVGLNSHTKASQEAFERAMARAPEVVECHSITGSVEYLLRIEVLDLPSYKAFHTDVMGVLPQVNAITSYVVMGSPKDARA, from the coding sequence ATGGATCAGATAACCGACCGCATATTGCAAGAGCTTTCCCGCAACGGTCGCATCAGCAACATTGAGTTGGCCGATCGCTGCGGCCTGTCGCCCAGCGCCTGCCTGCGCCGCGTGCAGGATCTGGAGCGGCGCGGAATCATCGCAGGCTATCGCGCGGTCCTGAACCGAAGCGCGATGGGCGTCGGCTTTGTCGCCTATGCCGCGGTGGGCCTGAACAGCCACACCAAGGCCAGCCAAGAGGCGTTTGAACGCGCGATGGCGCGCGCGCCCGAAGTTGTCGAATGTCACAGCATCACCGGCTCGGTCGAGTATCTTCTGCGCATCGAGGTCTTGGACCTGCCTAGCTACAAGGCGTTTCACACTGATGTCATGGGCGTGCTGCCACAGGTGAACGCCATCACCTCCTATGTCGTCATGGGCTCGCCTAAGGATGCGCGCGCCTGA
- the clpS gene encoding ATP-dependent Clp protease adapter ClpS — protein sequence MISHPWKMAGQDDDEESSVVVATRPKTKRPPLYKVLLLNDDYTPMEFVVAVLERFFGLSSAQSFEIMLTVHKKGLAVVGVFSHEIAETKVAQVMDFARQHQHPLQCTMERE from the coding sequence ATGATATCGCACCCTTGGAAAATGGCCGGACAGGACGACGATGAGGAGAGCTCGGTCGTAGTCGCCACGCGCCCAAAAACCAAACGCCCGCCCCTCTATAAGGTATTGTTGCTCAATGACGACTATACGCCGATGGAATTCGTCGTCGCCGTGTTGGAGCGATTCTTTGGCCTCAGCAGCGCGCAGTCGTTCGAAATCATGCTGACCGTGCATAAAAAGGGCCTCGCTGTCGTGGGCGTCTTTAGCCACGAGATCGCTGAAACAAAAGTGGCGCAGGTCATGGACTTTGCCCGCCAGCACCAGCATCCGCTGCAGTGCACTATGGAACGGGAATAG
- a CDS encoding GntR family transcriptional regulator: protein MLMNPRPDPAPAAHDRVYRGLRSRIMYGQIPPGQSLTLRGIGREFDVSMTPAREALRRLVAEGALTLSNSGRVSTPELNNDRIEELAALRSLLEVELASRALPRAHIALIDRLTTINQAIAEDIARHDAVAYIRRNLEFHRTLYLRAQAPAMLAMAETVWLQMGPTMRKLYGRLRQKEPPPYHRLIIGALKAGDEPALRLAVRSDVTQGLRMLAT, encoded by the coding sequence ATGTTGATGAATCCTCGCCCAGATCCGGCGCCTGCCGCCCATGACCGCGTATACCGCGGCCTGCGTTCGCGCATCATGTATGGCCAGATTCCGCCGGGTCAGTCGCTGACTCTGCGCGGCATCGGGCGCGAGTTCGACGTGTCGATGACCCCAGCGCGCGAGGCGCTGCGCAGGCTGGTGGCCGAGGGCGCACTGACGCTGAGCAATTCGGGACGCGTCTCGACGCCAGAGCTGAACAATGACCGGATTGAGGAGCTGGCCGCGCTGCGCTCCCTGCTGGAGGTCGAGCTGGCCAGCCGCGCCCTGCCGCGCGCGCATATCGCACTGATTGACCGGCTGACCACGATCAACCAAGCCATCGCCGAGGATATCGCGCGCCACGACGCCGTCGCCTATATTCGCCGCAATCTGGAGTTTCACCGCACGCTGTATCTGCGCGCGCAGGCCCCTGCGATGCTGGCCATGGCCGAAACGGTGTGGCTGCAAATGGGCCCGACAATGCGCAAACTATACGGGCGGCTGCGTCAAAAGGAACCGCCACCCTATCACCGCCTCATCATCGGTGCGCTCAAGGCGGGGGACGAGCCTGCCTTGCGCCTCGCTGTACGCTCGGACGTGACGCAGGGCCTCAGGATGCTAGCGACCTAA